Genomic segment of Ewingella sp. CoE-038-23:
AGCCATCGGCCAGCAACTTAGCCAGTCGCCCGCCGTTTTCCATGATGGAGTTAAATTCTTCACCACGCAGAACGCCGGAGGCTAGCGCCTGACTCAACTGGGTGATAACAGAGCTGGCCTCTTCGGTACTGGCCCCCGAAAGCTTCAGGGACGTCGCTACTGTCTCAGTGACCTTTGCAACGTCGGCGGACGCAAACCCGGCTGAGCGCATTGACTGGGCTATACGTGCATACAGATTGCTGTTTGCCTGTAGAGATGTACCTGTGCGCTGGCTGATATCCATCAGAACGCGCTGGGATGCGGAAAAATCATCCGAGGAGGTTGAAGCTAATCGAAGCCTGCCGCTTAACTGGTTCCACGTATCGGCGAATTCAATTAGCTGGTGAGTGGCAAAGGCTCCTGCAAAAGCGCCCGCTAGCCCGGCAGCGGAAGATTTTACAGAGGCAAGCTCTGTGCTTAAATCGCTGATAGCCCGCTGAGTCTCACGCGTCGCAGCAGCAGCCTTTTTACCGCCCTGCTCCATCGTTTTGTAGTAATCCGCCCCCATGCGAGATGCGCGGGAAATCTCAGACTGAAAGGAACTGGAGTTGGCGGAGATTTTTATTATTAATTCACGAAGGGTTGCCATATTTTCACCATAAAAAAACCCCGCCGTAGCGAGGTTCTTAATTTAGTGTTCTGATTAGTGCAAAATGAATGCCACCACAACTATTAGCAATATTATTGCTCCAATAAATTTCCCGAACATGGAAGCGGTGTCATTCCTTTTAGCTGCTTCTTCATATAATTCATCAACTTTATCCATTGATGTTGAAGCCGCTGCCTCAGATTCTTGCGCGTATACTTCTAATACAACCGCTTGTGCTTCGATGGGTTCATTGGATAAAAATTCTTTAAAGACATCGGAATAATCTAATGAAGCAGTGTGTGGGTTGCCGCCAGATGAAATTACATCTCTAATACACTCCGAATAAACTTCAACTAGCTTCCGAATTTTTCCTCTGAGTGCACTAAATTCAGTAACACCACTATCATTTTTCAAAGCAACATAATAATCAGTTGGATTACCCGGAATTATAAATTTCTTCATTTCCCCATCCTTGCCGTATCAATTTCCAGCATTCTAGCACTGGTTGATATGGAGATCAGTAATCACAATCAAAGCGCCCCCATCCATTCTTCAAGCTCGCTGATTTCACCTTCTTCAGACGACGGCCCCCATTTAAGTAACACGTCGTTAAGCCCGAACTTCCCACCCTGTGCGTTGATTGCGGCCGTTGCCACCTGCGCAGCCTGCACGTCACCGCGCCAGTCACCAATAGGGCTAAGCCGGTCATAGGCGATCCACATTTTCAGTTCGCTGGCGGTGAGGGTTTGCCGGAGTTCGTGAACGGTGCGCCCCAAGCGGAGCGCTAGAGAGAAAAGAAAGAAAGTCAGCGGCTCTTTTACTTTTTTTCAGCAACTTCCTGACTCACGCCTAAAGCAATAGCCTGTTGCACCAGACGAACGTGAACAGGCCCGTAAATCTGAGCGACCGCCTCCCGATCTTCTGCCGTAAAGACTGGTTGACCTTCTTCATCAAGCAATACGTCAATGAACAGGATCACGTCCGCAGCGCGGTTACGATTAAAAGTTTCTGCCGGTGTTAATTTTTGCGGCTCTGCACCTTCTGGCACTTCAGGATTGAGAAGAGCTTGGAAGTCCGCCCACGCCTGCCCGGATGGCTCCCGAAGTATTACCTTCGCGCCTTCCCATTCAGGGACAGTTGTCTCCTTGGTGCGGTATGCGCCAGATGGCGCCAGCGCCAGAGCACGTAAAGAAGCGGCTAATGTTTTTTTGGTCATGCTAAATTTCTCTCTGTTTGATTATGACGAAAAGCGGAAGAAAAGCGGCATGAGCCGCTTAAGATGTCGCCTGACGAATACGCTGAGGCTTACCGCGAACGCGCAGTGAATACGTCGCGCCTACAACCGAAGACGTTGCTGCTGACCATGAGCTCTGGCGAACTTCGACCAGAACATAAAAACCGTTGCCTGAAGGGAACAAGACGCGCAGCGCACGCAGCTCGTCGTTTTCATAGGCCGTCTGGAGAGCCTCTTGGGCCTCTTCATCGCCTACCCAGTTACGGGTGATGCTCATCTCTGCTGGCGCGGCGAGGCCGTTGGTCTGCTCCTGCTCGGTAGAGCACAGCGTGGTGACGTCGATGTCGCCTTTCTGGCCGCCAGTGAACGTGATTTCTTTGGTCGCACAGGCAGCTTCAAGCCATTTGACCCCAGCACCCGGAAAGCCCGGAGCTATAAAATCTGCTGACGTTACCGGTGCGTCGGTGACGGCTACTGTCATACCCTTCGTGACTTCGTATTTACTTGTCATGTGATCTCCAGACATAAAAAAAGCCGCACATTGGCGGCCATTGGTGAGGTTTTCAGTTATTGCTGGTTCTGAATTTCCAGCATGGCGCGGTAGAGCCCCGTTTCCGGCTCATATCCGTTGGTTCGATTAAGTTGAGTAAAATTCAGAGGGGCCAGCGCAAGCTGCACCTGCTCACGAAGAGCGCGGGCTTCGTCGATTGTGTTGGCGTAGACATCAACTTGTAGCGAGTCAGTTTCCTCGGCTGGGCCGCAGAACGTGTCACCAAAGTTCTCGCTTATAATGCTAAAAACCACCCACGGCGCGGAAATAGCCGGCTCACCGGCGGCATTGGGCGGAGCAACATACGGGTATACCTGCCCGGCGGCCAGATGCCCTATCAATCCATAAACGTCAGCCTCAGTCATTTTGATAGCGCCTCATCAATGGCCCGATTCGCCGTCGCAAAGGCGGCATTTGTGGCATCTTCCTGACGCGCGTCATAGGCTGGGCGGATGAAAGGTATTGCAGGCATGTTAGACGTGCCTATCTCAACAAATCGCCAGTAGAAAGCATTCCGGCGGTCGTTGGTTTTCATTTTGTTATCGCTGTTCCCCGTCCGTGGGTTGGTACCGCGAACATGCACGCCCGAAGATATGTCACCATTACGGTCACGCTGCGTCATGACAACAATATTCTTCTTCAGCTTGCCGGTACGCTCTGGCGCGCGCTTTACCGCTTCGTCTTTGAAAATGGTAGCCGCCGCCCGCGTCGCATTGCGCATGACCTTTCGATTCTCAGCTTTACTCAACGCGTTAAGGTCTTCTGAAATATCCAGCAGGTCTGAAAAATCCAGTTTCGTATCAATCAAGACTTCACCCCCTGCTTGCATAGCATTTCGAGGCGCGCCATTTTGGCATCAGGCAAAGGTATGCCGGTAACCTCTAAAGTCATCCCTTTAAACGGCCCCGTCTCACAGACCAGTCTGGATGATGCCGTGACATCGGCGCGGTACCGCATCCAAACTCTGATGGTGGCCTCCGCTTTTTCAGCACCTGATGACATGATTTCACGTGAACTGATCGCCTTACATTCGGCCGGAATTTTAGTGGCCACGTCGAACCACTCTTTTTGCGGCTGCCCGGACGGCGATTTTATTGTCCTGAAATTTTGCAACGTTAAACGATGCCTGAATCGTCCGGGTTCCATCAGGATGTCTCCTCTACTGAAGTACTATTTCCCCAGTTTCGGCAGGTCCACATGAGACTCTCAGCAGCGCGATTAACGTAAAGTTGCACCTCCGTCTGGCTGGTCCTGTGTTCAAACAGATCGCCAAATATCAGGAGCATGGCGGTGATAACCGGTGAAGGAATGTCATTGGCTACTTTCCACGCGGGTTCGTCGCACCAGCGCAGACAATAATCCAGCGCGCTTTGCGCATAACGGGTGATCAGCGCGTCTCGGTCATCACCATCAAACTCGATGTGCTGGCGTAGTTCTTCAATGGGCACAACGTCAGTTACAGCAATAGCCATCAGCAATCAGGGCGGGTTTCCCCGCCTCGCTCCGTCTATCAAGAACCAGATTCGAAGGTGCCCTTGATGAGTGCCTTCGGACGGTAGTGCGCCAGCGCCAGACGTTCTTCACACAGAATGGTCAGCATGTTTTTCACGAAGTTATCTCGGTCTTCGCGGCTAACCTCGATGCTTGCATCCATGCGGTCCCAAACCTGAGAAGCCATATCGAAACCACCGACGGTGAACGTACCCTGTGCCTGTGCTTGGGTTGAAACAACCGGAAGCCCCCACATTACGTTGCTGGTGAATGCCTGAGGCCCGCCAAAGATATAGCGGCCTTCGTTATCTTTCAGCAGCGCGATACCGTGCCAGTCACGCGGGTTCAAAATGATGCCTGACGCGCTGAATTCAGATTCTGTGACCTGATAAATCGCATGTGCAATCAGGTCGGCGCGGGTATCACCCGTTGCGTTCAGAGTGGCATCATAAGCAGTTGCAACGTGGTTAATGCCTTCCAGATCATCGCCGGTGCCGTCGCCGTTCAGCAATTGTCCCTCTTCCTTCAGGGCCAGACCATACATCAGGCGGTTGTTCACGTAGGACTGAAGCATAGGGGCATCGTCCATAACCTGACGCGAAGCCTGAATCCAGTGAGCAACGGTTTTTACGTTTGCCGTCTGCTTGCTGAAAGTAATATCTGACTCAGGTTTCAATGCTTTTTCAGCAACAGTGGCCGCGTTGTTCGTGAATACTTCTTCACGCACATATTCCAGAGAGTTGCTGGAGATGCGCCCTTGCGCCAACAGGTCGCGAATGGTCAGGCGACGCAGGCCCGGCATGACGATGCCCGGCACCTGCAATGGCTGGATCAGCGAACCAGCTGAGGCAGCATCACTGCCAAGAGACTTATTGAAGGTCTTGGCATCGAAACTACCTTTGCTGCCGTTCCATGACTTGGTCAGCTCTTCGGCGGCACGCTCTGAGAAAGATTTTTTCTCTTCTGGATTTTCCGCGCCGCTAGCAAATTTCTGCTCGATATCGAAAAGACGTGCACCAGATTTCTTCAGCTCTTCCTGAACTTTCATCAGGTCATCTTGAAGTTGCTTGGATACCTGACCGGTGCTTTCGATTTCTTTTTTCTGTGCATCGAAAAGTTGCTGCATGTTGTTCTGCGATTCTTCGATGGCTTTTTGAATATTGGCTAATTCGGACATTATTGGTTTCCTAATTTTCGAGGGAAAGATTGGATGCTCTCGAGTAGAGCTGCGATTTCTGATTTGTCTTGGTCGCCCTCGGACTCACTCCGAATTGCTGACTTAAACCGGGCAATCATGCCCACTGCCTGCGACTTCGATAATCCGACTGAATCCCTCAGCCAGTTCTCAATGTCGCGAATAGTTTCGATGCCTTCAGCGCTCTTCATTGCAGAGACCCCGGCCAATTCATTAGCTGGGAAGGTGCACACGCTGATCTCGCGCAGTGCGGCAACGTTTTTGAAGATTCGTCCGGACGTCCCCATCGAGTAATCGTCTTTGGAGACAGAGAAGCCGACCGACATACCTTCGACGGTGCCGTGCTGCATGGCAGCCTTCAAATCCGACGCGCCGCTATGCCCCGGCGTCAGTTGCCCGCGAACCAAAAGCCCTTTGCTGTCTTCCTCCAGCGCATCCCACTTGCCAACGGGCAAATCCCACGTCTTGTGGTTAAAAAACATGGCCACTTTGCGGGTCTGGTTGGCTAGCGCGTTCTTGAATGCGCCGGGGAGGATGATGTCGCCATCTGAATCGGTATTGTTAAAGACAGAGGCGTAACCTTCGAAGATCCCCTGCTTTCCATCACCTGTGAATTTGATTTCGGTCTGGTCAAAGGACAGCGTTTTATTAATTTCTGGCATCATGGCCCCCATAAAAACTAAGACCCGCTTTCGCGAGTCTCGTTGTTGTTGCCCAGTTGAGTGATTGGCACGTACTGCGCCTGCCGGAAAGCGACATCGCCGCCCGGTAAAGGTGTCTGGTTATCAATGCGGCGCATTTCGTTGATGGTACGAAGGCCAGCTTCACCCATCGATTTCATGTAAGCAGCCCGAGAAGCTGAGTCACCACGCAGAAGGCCATCGAGATTATGTTCTGCATGTAAGAAACCGACTTGGTCAGGCTTAAGCAGCCACCGTTGGATGCAGTTTTCCCAACGGGAGATATAGGGCTGAAGCGTGTATTGCAGGAAACCGAGATTCTGCTGCTCGATCCCCGATCCCCAACTGGTTGATTTCTCAACATCCCCAACGAGATGAGGCGGAACGCCAAAGAATCGTGCAAGTTCGCTAACCTGAAACTTTCGCGATGCCATCATTTCAGCATCTTGCGGAGTAACACCGATGGCTGATGTGCTGAATCCTGCCTCAAGTATCCATAGGCGTTTTCTTACCGGGCCACCTGCAATCTCTTTAAAATTCGCTTCGACCTGCGAGCGCTGCTGCTCGGTTAGCACCTTTTCACCTGTTGAAAGAATTTGCGGAGATTTTGCGCCGTTAGCGAAGAAATCACGCTGCTGGTCTTCCATCGCCACGGCGACGCCCGCAGATTTACAAGCATGTGCAATCGGCGAAAGGCCGACGAGCCCATTGAAACCAAACCCCTTCAGGTGGAATATTTCGCTTTGCTGAAAGTTGGCATACTCACTATCGCGCTGATATCGGTAGATCAGCCTTTTCCCTTGCATTCTCACGTCCATATTTGCGGACATAAGAGGAAGCAGGCTTATGATGTCGCCAGAGCGATTGCGCTCTATCAGGGCATATGAATTGCCGTAAAAGCACAGCTGCATCGTCATGGCCTCTCGGAAATCCTGAGCGGTCATATACTGGTTGGGCGAGTACTGTAAAAGCCTTGCCAGAGGGTTATCGTTGATGCCGACTTTGCTCCGGTTATTGCTTTTATCGGTTTCAAAGACATCGAGCGGTAAAGTTGACGTTAAGGTGGAAATAAGGCTAACGCAGCGCCACACCGTGGAGATCTGAAGAATTCTCTCATCGGTAATGCTTGAATCGCCAAGATGCCCACTGGCTGAGACAGGGCCGGTTTGGGAGCCATTCTCTGGCGTTACCAGACGACCACCGACAAACCATGATGCCGCCCGAGCCCACCAGCCATTATTCGTTCTGAGGTCGATGCTGTATTTAGGTTCTTCCATTACATGCTCAGTGGTTTAAATATGAAGTCGTCAAAGTCACCACCTTTTTCAGTGACTTCCCCATTGGCCGCGCCCACCGACATCGTGAGTGCGACCATGCCGTCAATTCGGCCTGTTGCTTTTGATTTATCGAGCTTGCGGTTTCCGGCAGCGTCCTTCACAACCACCGCGTTGACAGCGCACATCGTCAAAACCGGATGCATTCCGTGCCTAACGCGCCCGTTGAGCATGACGGACTCGAGGGTATCTACGGCTGGCCCCATATCCTTGAAGCCTTGGCCGAATTCAACCAGCGGCAGGGATAAACCAATTGCGTCAGCGTCTTTCCTGAACTGCTCTATTCGCCAGCGGTCAAACGCGAGAGAGGTAATGTCAAAATCACTGATGATTTCTGCGATATCGTTTACCACAAACGCATAGTCTACGGACGCGCCGGGCGTCGTCCTAAGCAGGCCTTGTTTAACCCATACGTCATAAGGTGCGCGGTCGGTTTTCGCTCTCTCAACCAGCGTTTTTTCTGGTGTCCAGAAGAAGGGGAAGATATCCCAAATACCATCTTCGTCCTCGCCAGCAATGACCAGTGCGGTTAAGTCGTTGCGTGCTGACAAGTCCAAACCGGCATACCATTTTCTCGGCGAGTTCACCGGCACGCCTCCGCAAAGCTCCCAAATGCTTCGGGAAATGAACGGTGAAACGGTAGACACTCGCTGATTAAGATTAAGGTTTCGGTAGGTGTTCTCGAAGCTCGGCATTCTTCCTGCTTTTTCGGCCTGCCTCGCCATGTCCTTTTCAGACCTGAAAGTGCCTAGTGCAGGATTTGCAGCTAACCACGTATCTCTAAGGCTAATATCTGCATCTTTCGGAGCCTCGTAAACGTGACAGACAATGTGCGGGTCTTTCGACTTAACAGCATCATCAATCCAGATACTTAACAGGTCAGCGTCATTAGCCGCCTGTGTGCTGATCACAATCAGCAGCGGGTTTTCATGTGCGCCCTGCGCGGTAGTTATCGCGTCGATGAAATCATCCTGAGAGCCGCGGACCTGTCCCGTCTCGTCAAGAATTGCCAAAATTGGGGACAGG
This window contains:
- a CDS encoding phage tail assembly protein T, coding for MGRTVHELRQTLTASELKMWIAYDRLSPIGDWRGDVQAAQVATAAINAQGGKFGLNDVLLKWGPSSEEGEISELEEWMGAL
- a CDS encoding phage tail assembly chaperone — protein: MTKKTLAASLRALALAPSGAYRTKETTVPEWEGAKVILREPSGQAWADFQALLNPEVPEGAEPQKLTPAETFNRNRAADVILFIDVLLDEEGQPVFTAEDREAVAQIYGPVHVRLVQQAIALGVSQEVAEKK
- a CDS encoding phage tail tube protein; this translates as MTSKYEVTKGMTVAVTDAPVTSADFIAPGFPGAGVKWLEAACATKEITFTGGQKGDIDVTTLCSTEQEQTNGLAAPAEMSITRNWVGDEEAQEALQTAYENDELRALRVLFPSGNGFYVLVEVRQSSWSAATSSVVGATYSLRVRGKPQRIRQATS
- the gp17 gene encoding tail completion protein gp17, whose product is MTEADVYGLIGHLAAGQVYPYVAPPNAAGEPAISAPWVVFSIISENFGDTFCGPAEETDSLQVDVYANTIDEARALREQVQLALAPLNFTQLNRTNGYEPETGLYRAMLEIQNQQ
- a CDS encoding HK97-gp10 family putative phage morphogenesis protein, with protein sequence MIDTKLDFSDLLDISEDLNALSKAENRKVMRNATRAAATIFKDEAVKRAPERTGKLKKNIVVMTQRDRNGDISSGVHVRGTNPRTGNSDNKMKTNDRRNAFYWRFVEIGTSNMPAIPFIRPAYDARQEDATNAAFATANRAIDEALSK
- a CDS encoding phage head closure protein, which encodes MEPGRFRHRLTLQNFRTIKSPSGQPQKEWFDVATKIPAECKAISSREIMSSGAEKAEATIRVWMRYRADVTASSRLVCETGPFKGMTLEVTGIPLPDAKMARLEMLCKQGVKS
- a CDS encoding head-tail connector protein, with amino-acid sequence MAIAVTDVVPIEELRQHIEFDGDDRDALITRYAQSALDYCLRWCDEPAWKVANDIPSPVITAMLLIFGDLFEHRTSQTEVQLYVNRAAESLMWTCRNWGNSTSVEETS
- a CDS encoding phage major capsid protein — translated: MSELANIQKAIEESQNNMQQLFDAQKKEIESTGQVSKQLQDDLMKVQEELKKSGARLFDIEQKFASGAENPEEKKSFSERAAEELTKSWNGSKGSFDAKTFNKSLGSDAASAGSLIQPLQVPGIVMPGLRRLTIRDLLAQGRISSNSLEYVREEVFTNNAATVAEKALKPESDITFSKQTANVKTVAHWIQASRQVMDDAPMLQSYVNNRLMYGLALKEEGQLLNGDGTGDDLEGINHVATAYDATLNATGDTRADLIAHAIYQVTESEFSASGIILNPRDWHGIALLKDNEGRYIFGGPQAFTSNVMWGLPVVSTQAQAQGTFTVGGFDMASQVWDRMDASIEVSREDRDNFVKNMLTILCEERLALAHYRPKALIKGTFESGS
- a CDS encoding HK97 family phage prohead protease, with amino-acid sequence MPEINKTLSFDQTEIKFTGDGKQGIFEGYASVFNNTDSDGDIILPGAFKNALANQTRKVAMFFNHKTWDLPVGKWDALEEDSKGLLVRGQLTPGHSGASDLKAAMQHGTVEGMSVGFSVSKDDYSMGTSGRIFKNVAALREISVCTFPANELAGVSAMKSAEGIETIRDIENWLRDSVGLSKSQAVGMIARFKSAIRSESEGDQDKSEIAALLESIQSFPRKLGNQ
- a CDS encoding phage portal protein produces the protein MEEPKYSIDLRTNNGWWARAASWFVGGRLVTPENGSQTGPVSASGHLGDSSITDERILQISTVWRCVSLISTLTSTLPLDVFETDKSNNRSKVGINDNPLARLLQYSPNQYMTAQDFREAMTMQLCFYGNSYALIERNRSGDIISLLPLMSANMDVRMQGKRLIYRYQRDSEYANFQQSEIFHLKGFGFNGLVGLSPIAHACKSAGVAVAMEDQQRDFFANGAKSPQILSTGEKVLTEQQRSQVEANFKEIAGGPVRKRLWILEAGFSTSAIGVTPQDAEMMASRKFQVSELARFFGVPPHLVGDVEKSTSWGSGIEQQNLGFLQYTLQPYISRWENCIQRWLLKPDQVGFLHAEHNLDGLLRGDSASRAAYMKSMGEAGLRTINEMRRIDNQTPLPGGDVAFRQAQYVPITQLGNNNETRESGS
- a CDS encoding terminase large subunit, which produces MTRGERVIAFIERFCLVPEGKLIGQPMRLDPFQKRFILAIYDNPVGTDMAILSIARKNGKTGLIAGILLAHLVGPEAVQNSQIVSGALSREQASIVFNLAVKMVNLNTALQDLVHITPSGKKLIGLPCNVEYKALSAEGKTTHGLSPILAILDETGQVRGSQDDFIDAITTAQGAHENPLLIVISTQAANDADLLSIWIDDAVKSKDPHIVCHVYEAPKDADISLRDTWLAANPALGTFRSEKDMARQAEKAGRMPSFENTYRNLNLNQRVSTVSPFISRSIWELCGGVPVNSPRKWYAGLDLSARNDLTALVIAGEDEDGIWDIFPFFWTPEKTLVERAKTDRAPYDVWVKQGLLRTTPGASVDYAFVVNDIAEIISDFDITSLAFDRWRIEQFRKDADAIGLSLPLVEFGQGFKDMGPAVDTLESVMLNGRVRHGMHPVLTMCAVNAVVVKDAAGNRKLDKSKATGRIDGMVALTMSVGAANGEVTEKGGDFDDFIFKPLSM